Proteins encoded together in one Mus pahari chromosome 9, PAHARI_EIJ_v1.1, whole genome shotgun sequence window:
- the Nemp1 gene encoding nuclear envelope integral membrane protein 1, producing MARGIKVSVWSAVGPGPRCWGAGGGGAAWLLLVVAGCVVCGSADVNVIMLQESQVDMNSSQQFCYKNVLIPKWHDIWTRIQVRVNSSKLVRVTQVDNEEKLKELEQFSIWNFFSSFLKEKLNDTYVNVGLYSTKTCLKVEIIEKDTTYSVIVTRRFDPKLFLVFLLGLTLFFCGDLLSRSQIFYYSTGMSVGIVASLLIVIFMISKFMPKRSPIYVILVGGWSFSLYLIQLVFKNLQEIWRCYWHYLLSYILTVGFMSFAVCYKYGPLENERSINLLTWTLQLLGLGFMYSGIQIPHVAFALIVIALCTKNLEYPIHWLCSTYRRMCKASGKPTPPRLLTEEEYRIQGEVETQKALQELREFCNSPECSAWKTISRIQSPKRFADFVEGSFHLTPNEVSVHEQEYGLGSILTQDEELSSEEEGSEYPTFTQSNFLT from the exons ATGGCGCGAGGAATCAAAGTGTCGGTGTGGTCGGCGGTTGGTCCCGGGCCCCGGTGCTGGGGGGCCGGGGGCGGCGGCGCCGCGTGGCTGCTCTTGGTCGTCGCCGGCTGCGTGGTCTGCGGCTCAG CTGATGTAAATGTGATCATGCTTCAGGAATCCCAAGTTGATATGAACTCCAGTCAACAATTCTGTTATAAAAATGTGCTTATCCCAAAGTGGCATGATATATGGACACGGATACAG GTTCGGGTAAATAGTTCCAAATTGGTCCGAGTTACCCAGGTGGACAATGAGGAGAAGCTGAAGGAGCTAGAGCAGTTTAGTATCTggaactttttttcttcttttttaaaagagaaattgaatGACACCTATGTTAACGTGGGTCTGTACAGCACAAAAACCTGCCTCAAGGTTGAGATTATAGAGAAGGATACCACGTACAGTGTCATTGTGACCCGGA gATTTGACCCCAAACTCTTCCTTGTTTTCCTCCTTGGACTGACACTGTTTTTTTGTGGAGACTTGTTGAGCAG GAGTCAAATTTTCTACTATTCCACTGGGATGAGTGTGGGAATTGTGGCCTCTCTCTTAATCGTCATTTTTATGATCTCTAAGTTTATGCCCAAG AGAAGTCCCATTTACGTCATCCTGGTAGGAGGCTGGTCCTTCTCTCTGTACCTCATTCAGCTAGTTTTTAAGAATTTACAAGAGATATGGAGGTGTTACTGGCATTATCTTCTAA GCTACATCCTCACAGTTGGATTCATGAGTTTTGCAGTGTGCTACAAGTATGGGCCCCTGGAGAATGAACGAAGCATTAACCTGCTGACCTGGACGCTGCAGCTGctaggcctgggattcatgtattCTGGCATCCAGATCCCGCACGTTGCCTTTGCTCTCATCGTCATTGCCCTGTGTACTAAGAACCTGGAATACCCTATCCACTGGCTGTGCAGCACCTACAG AAGGATGTGTAAGGCATCAGGAAAGCCTACCCCCCCTCGCCTCCTGACAGAAGAAGAGTATCGGATACAAGGAGAGGTGGAGACCCAAAAGGCTTTACAGGAACTCCGAGAATTTTGTAACAGTCCGGAGTGCTCTGCCTGGAAGACCATATCTCGAATTCAGTCTCCAAAAAG ATTCGCCGACTTTGTGGAAGGTTCTTTCCACCTCACGCCAAATGAAGTTTCTGTTCACGAACAGGAGTATGGATTAGGGAGCATCCTTACCCAGGATGAGGAGCTGTCCTCAGAGGAGGAGGGCTCAGAGTACCCCACTTTCACACAGAGCAATTTCTTGACTTAA